The Amycolatopsis mongoliensis genome includes a window with the following:
- a CDS encoding helix-turn-helix domain-containing protein, with product MIPDQQGPATPSAADKFDDDHYPAYTMGRAADMLGTTQGFLRSLDEAGLITPQRSAGGHRRYSRQQLRLAARVRELVDQGTAIDAACRIVSLEDQLHEAQRRNTELRAGD from the coding sequence ATGATCCCTGACCAACAAGGCCCGGCCACGCCCAGCGCGGCCGACAAGTTCGACGACGACCACTACCCCGCCTACACGATGGGCCGGGCCGCGGACATGCTCGGCACCACCCAAGGCTTCCTGCGCAGCCTGGACGAGGCCGGCCTGATCACGCCGCAACGCTCCGCCGGTGGGCACCGCCGCTACTCACGGCAGCAGTTGCGCCTGGCCGCCCGGGTGCGGGAACTGGTCGACCAGGGCACTGCGATCGATGCCGCGTGCCGCATCGTCTCCCTCGAGGACCAGCTGCACGAGGCGCAGCGCCGCAACACCGAGCTTCGCGCCGGCGACTGA
- a CDS encoding DUF6292 family protein, with the protein MKPDPEFTEAAALRDYVETVARLLLVEPAASWSAVGTTSTAYIALSQRSPRHPGRLLMAQWTDGTGWCLALEPERGEAPLVLAAWPELGRPEPAVVARRVLTALGQTTGKTEPDMFPE; encoded by the coding sequence GTGAAACCGGATCCCGAGTTCACCGAGGCCGCAGCCCTGCGCGACTACGTCGAAACGGTCGCCCGGCTGCTGCTGGTCGAGCCGGCGGCGTCGTGGAGCGCGGTCGGGACCACGTCGACCGCCTACATCGCGCTGTCCCAGCGGAGCCCTCGCCATCCGGGCAGATTGCTGATGGCCCAGTGGACCGACGGGACCGGGTGGTGCCTCGCGCTCGAGCCTGAGCGTGGCGAAGCACCCCTGGTGCTCGCGGCGTGGCCGGAACTCGGACGGCCGGAGCCGGCGGTGGTCGCCCGCCGGGTCCTGACCGCGCTCGGCCAGACCACCGGAAAAACAGAACCGGACATGTTCCCCGAATAG
- a CDS encoding recombinase family protein — MAEVASPKSTIDAIAVGEYERTFTGARFATLYAWCTQHASSCGCLKQEAWSISATATTEHFCRCRRPSPRDRSSAPGTGFWQQRTATQHGRYRGIPCPSSADPNRKRRRTRGSRTLRTVAVILANPRYTGRQIRNRRTAGTSEPTSTPALSVKPAHAALVTEQDFVAAQTDPGDASAHQRPPVGSRSPA, encoded by the coding sequence ATGGCCGAGGTAGCCAGTCCGAAGTCAACGATCGACGCCATCGCGGTCGGCGAGTACGAACGCACGTTCACCGGAGCCCGGTTCGCCACCCTGTACGCCTGGTGCACCCAGCACGCATCCAGTTGTGGCTGCCTGAAACAGGAGGCCTGGTCGATCTCGGCAACCGCGACCACCGAGCACTTCTGCCGCTGCCGACGGCCCAGTCCCAGAGACAGGTCCTCTGCGCCCGGCACCGGGTTTTGGCAGCAACGCACAGCCACCCAGCACGGCCGATACCGCGGCATCCCATGCCCGTCCAGCGCCGACCCGAACCGCAAGCGCCGTCGGACCCGCGGCTCCCGGACGCTTCGGACCGTCGCAGTGATCTTGGCGAACCCGCGCTACACCGGTCGGCAGATCCGGAACCGTCGGACCGCCGGGACCAGCGAGCCGACGTCGACGCCGGCGTTGTCCGTCAAGCCCGCGCACGCGGCACTCGTCACCGAGCAGGACTTCGTCGCCGCTCAAACAGATCCGGGCGACGCGTCAGCCCACCAACGGCCGCCCGTCGGTTCGCGCTCGCCGGCCTGA
- a CDS encoding MarR family transcriptional regulator produces MNDADHGVDAALATLRTMVAIADATVERATESLTLTQFHALRVVGERTPVTMSRVAEELAMNPSTVTRACERLTSLDLLQKAQNPLNRRETLLAPTGKGRQLIERVDEHRRRALSAVLDRLDGDVRASVTTAFADFARAAAVGDSTRHLLAYDK; encoded by the coding sequence ATGAATGACGCGGATCACGGCGTCGATGCCGCGCTGGCGACCTTGCGGACGATGGTGGCGATCGCGGACGCGACCGTCGAGCGCGCTACCGAGTCGCTGACCTTGACGCAGTTCCACGCACTGCGGGTCGTCGGCGAGCGCACCCCGGTCACGATGAGCCGCGTCGCCGAGGAACTGGCGATGAACCCGTCGACCGTCACCCGCGCGTGTGAGCGCCTGACGAGCCTTGACCTGCTGCAGAAGGCCCAGAATCCACTCAACAGGCGGGAGACGCTCTTGGCGCCGACCGGCAAGGGGCGACAGCTGATCGAGCGGGTCGACGAGCATCGTCGACGCGCTCTGTCCGCCGTGCTCGACCGACTCGACGGCGACGTCCGAGCGAGTGTCACGACTGCTTTCGCCGACTTCGCCCGCGCCGCCGCGGTCGGGGATTCGACCCGACATTTACTTGCGTATGACAAATGA
- a CDS encoding thiamine pyrophosphate-requiring protein codes for MTQTVGDYLLQRLREWGVEQVFAYPGDGINGLVASFGKADNQPRFVQARHEEMAAFAAVGYAKFSGRVGVCMATSGPGAIHLLNGLYDAKLDHVPVVAIVGQTARSAMGGSYQQEIDLQALFKDVASEYLVEVNVAEQLPNALDRAIRTAQASRCPTALIIPADLQEEPYEAPKHAFKQVPSSPPGTSWSAPVPPEHDLDAAAAVLNAGEKVAVLVGQGARGAAEEVRQLAEVTGAGVAKALLGKDVLSDELPYVTGAIGLLGTRPSYELMRDCDTLLIVGSNFPYSQFLPDFGQARAVQIDLDGRLIGMRYPTEVNLVGDAAATLRALLPKLTGKPDRSWRETIEKNVASWWDTVEREAAVDADPVNPMAIVSELSRRIPENAIVTADSGSSTNWYARNLRIRGDIRGSLSGTLATMGPGVPYAIGAKFAHPDRPVIALVGDGAMQMNGLAELITIARYQHLWTDPTCVICVFHNNDLNQVTWELRAMGGAPKFEESQSLPDVDYAGFALSLGLTAITVDKPDQLGPAWDTALSAGKPAVLDVRCDPEVPPIPPHATFEQMKSAAQSVLKGDPDAFHLVVQGVKTKLQEFLPGRKN; via the coding sequence ATGACTCAGACGGTCGGCGACTACCTGCTCCAGCGGTTGCGCGAGTGGGGTGTCGAGCAGGTCTTCGCCTACCCGGGCGACGGGATCAACGGCCTCGTCGCCTCGTTCGGCAAGGCGGACAACCAGCCACGCTTCGTCCAAGCACGGCACGAGGAGATGGCCGCCTTCGCAGCGGTCGGGTACGCGAAGTTCAGCGGACGCGTCGGCGTCTGCATGGCCACCTCCGGTCCCGGCGCCATCCACCTGCTCAACGGGCTCTACGACGCGAAACTCGACCACGTCCCGGTCGTCGCGATCGTCGGGCAGACCGCCCGCAGCGCCATGGGCGGCAGCTACCAGCAGGAGATCGACCTGCAGGCGCTCTTCAAGGACGTCGCGAGCGAATACCTCGTCGAGGTCAACGTCGCCGAGCAACTGCCCAACGCGCTCGACCGGGCGATCCGCACGGCGCAAGCGTCCCGCTGCCCGACCGCGCTGATCATCCCCGCCGACCTGCAGGAAGAGCCCTACGAAGCGCCGAAGCACGCCTTCAAGCAGGTGCCCTCCAGCCCGCCGGGCACGTCCTGGTCGGCCCCGGTGCCGCCCGAGCACGACCTCGACGCCGCAGCAGCGGTGCTCAACGCCGGCGAAAAGGTCGCCGTCCTGGTCGGGCAGGGCGCGCGCGGCGCGGCCGAAGAGGTCCGGCAGCTCGCCGAGGTCACCGGCGCGGGGGTGGCGAAGGCGTTGCTGGGCAAGGACGTCCTGTCCGACGAGCTGCCCTACGTCACCGGCGCGATCGGGCTGCTCGGCACCCGGCCGAGCTACGAGCTCATGCGCGACTGCGACACCCTGCTGATCGTCGGCTCGAACTTCCCCTACAGCCAGTTCCTGCCGGACTTCGGCCAGGCCCGCGCCGTGCAGATCGACCTGGACGGCCGGCTCATCGGGATGCGCTACCCGACCGAGGTCAACCTCGTCGGCGATGCCGCGGCCACCCTGCGCGCGCTGCTGCCCAAGCTCACGGGCAAACCGGACCGCTCGTGGCGCGAGACGATCGAGAAGAACGTCGCCTCCTGGTGGGACACCGTCGAGCGGGAAGCCGCGGTGGACGCCGACCCGGTGAACCCGATGGCCATCGTGTCCGAACTGTCGCGCCGGATCCCGGAGAACGCCATCGTCACCGCGGACTCCGGATCCTCCACCAACTGGTACGCCCGCAACCTGCGCATCCGCGGCGACATCCGCGGGTCGCTGTCGGGGACGCTGGCCACCATGGGACCGGGTGTACCGTACGCCATCGGCGCGAAGTTCGCCCACCCGGACCGGCCGGTGATCGCCCTCGTCGGCGACGGCGCCATGCAGATGAACGGCCTCGCCGAGCTGATCACCATCGCCCGCTACCAGCACCTGTGGACCGACCCGACCTGCGTGATCTGCGTCTTCCACAACAACGACCTCAACCAGGTCACCTGGGAGCTGCGCGCGATGGGCGGCGCGCCGAAGTTCGAGGAGTCCCAGAGCCTGCCCGACGTCGACTACGCCGGCTTCGCGCTCTCCCTCGGGCTCACCGCGATCACCGTCGACAAGCCGGACCAGCTCGGCCCGGCCTGGGACACGGCGCTGTCCGCGGGCAAGCCGGCCGTGCTCGACGTCCGCTGCGACCCCGAGGTGCCGCCGATCCCGCCGCACGCCACCTTCGAGCAGATGAAGTCGGCCGCCCAGTCGGTGCTCAAGGGCGATCCGGACGCGTTCCACCTCGTCGTGCAGGGCGTCAAGACGAAGCTGCAGGAGTTCCTGCCCGGCAGGAAGAACTGA
- a CDS encoding enoyl-CoA hydratase/isomerase family protein yields the protein MALTGGEIRLDRGHDGRVAYLTLDHGKYNIITWETRQVMADRFAEIDADDEIKVVVVQGAGEHFSSGGDIAGFMEVDPIDFTDLGQNVTAPARSPKPVITAVDGYCFGVGLELALSTDIRVATKRAEFALPEMRLGMIPGSGGTQRLARLIGLSRAKYHVMTASRINAQQAGDWGLVANVVEDRAALDAEVERIVGVLLGFSPLAARTAKEVLDKGVDAPLYSGIELERKAYSMLRSSKDFAEGVAAFTGKRAPKFQGR from the coding sequence ATGGCACTCACCGGAGGCGAGATCAGGCTCGACCGCGGCCACGACGGCCGGGTCGCCTACCTGACCCTCGATCACGGCAAGTACAACATCATCACCTGGGAGACCCGTCAGGTGATGGCCGACCGGTTCGCCGAGATCGACGCCGACGACGAGATCAAGGTCGTGGTCGTCCAGGGCGCGGGGGAGCACTTCTCCTCCGGCGGTGACATCGCCGGATTCATGGAGGTCGACCCGATCGACTTCACCGACCTGGGCCAGAACGTCACCGCCCCGGCGCGCAGCCCCAAGCCGGTGATCACCGCGGTCGACGGCTACTGCTTCGGCGTCGGGCTCGAACTCGCGCTGTCCACCGACATCCGGGTGGCCACCAAGCGCGCCGAGTTCGCGCTGCCGGAAATGCGGCTGGGCATGATCCCCGGCTCCGGTGGCACGCAGCGCCTCGCCCGGCTGATCGGCCTCTCCCGGGCGAAGTACCACGTGATGACCGCGTCCCGGATCAACGCGCAGCAGGCCGGGGACTGGGGCCTGGTGGCGAACGTGGTCGAGGACCGCGCCGCGCTGGACGCCGAGGTGGAGCGGATCGTGGGCGTGCTGCTCGGGTTCTCCCCGCTGGCCGCCCGCACCGCCAAGGAGGTGCTCGACAAGGGCGTGGACGCACCGCTGTACTCCGGGATCGAGCTGGAGCGCAAGGCGTACTCGATGCTGCGCTCCAGCAAGGACTTCGCCGAGGGCGTCGCCGCGTTCACCGGGAAGCGCGCGCCGAAGTTCCAGGGGCGGTGA
- a CDS encoding PadR family transcriptional regulator: protein MSTVRLSTTSYVVLGMLALRGPSTSYDLKRAIGRSVGYFWNFPHAQLYSEPKRLEEAGLLELDEEDSGRRRKTFSITEAGRKALRDWMAEPVNEHFELRDVAEIKLFFSELAGPDDVAQLAKGQVEQHERRIAEYEEMQRRFGHIEEVAGRMITLELGLGMEYAALEFWRGVRERADRGEFKIGKHSVQD, encoded by the coding sequence ATGTCAACGGTTCGGTTGTCGACGACGTCGTACGTGGTGCTCGGCATGCTCGCGCTGCGCGGTCCTTCCACGTCGTACGACCTCAAGCGCGCGATCGGCCGGTCAGTGGGGTACTTCTGGAACTTCCCGCACGCGCAGCTGTACTCGGAGCCCAAGCGGCTCGAGGAGGCCGGCCTGCTGGAACTCGACGAGGAGGACTCGGGGCGCCGGCGCAAGACGTTCTCGATCACCGAAGCCGGCCGGAAGGCGCTGCGCGACTGGATGGCCGAGCCGGTCAACGAGCACTTCGAGCTGCGCGACGTGGCGGAGATCAAGCTCTTCTTCAGCGAGCTGGCCGGACCGGACGACGTGGCGCAGCTCGCGAAGGGGCAGGTCGAGCAGCACGAGCGCCGGATCGCCGAGTACGAGGAGATGCAGCGCCGCTTCGGTCACATCGAAGAGGTCGCCGGCCGCATGATCACCCTGGAACTCGGGCTGGGCATGGAGTACGCCGCACTCGAATTCTGGCGCGGCGTACGCGAGCGCGCCGACCGCGGCGAGTTCAAGATCGGAAAGCACTCAGTCCAGGACTAG
- a CDS encoding GGDEF domain-containing protein, with protein sequence MIDLDWFKCIHDTHGHPVGDDVLAQVVTVLIKAVRQGDTVGRDGGEEFAALLPGVDEGEARAIAER encoded by the coding sequence ATGATCGACCTGGACTGGTTCAAGTGCATCCATGACACGCACGGCCATCCCGTGGGCGACGACGTTCTCGCGCAGGTCGTCACCGTGCTCATCAAGGCGGTCCGTCAGGGTGACACCGTCGGCCGCGACGGCGGGGAAGAGTTCGCCGCCCTGCTGCCGGGCGTCGACGAGGGCGAAGCCCGCGCGATCGCCGAACGCTGA
- a CDS encoding TetR/AcrR family transcriptional regulator produces MRLVVERETTDIAVTDITDAADVSRKLLYLHFTDREGLLAAAAADLVERELLPRVDESPDELRAQTLLLARHFAERRVFYRAVLTGSCAFAMAGTLNALFGSLNRTLVRELYPDLDEPTVADLAAFFTGGASLLLDTWLIDGADPLRPEDLADRLLRVAPVLTPTGADTPERDRLP; encoded by the coding sequence GTGCGTCTGGTGGTGGAACGTGAGACGACGGACATCGCGGTCACGGACATCACCGACGCGGCCGATGTCAGCCGCAAGCTCCTCTACCTGCACTTCACCGACCGCGAAGGGCTGCTCGCGGCGGCCGCGGCCGACCTGGTCGAGCGCGAACTGCTGCCGCGGGTCGACGAGTCGCCGGACGAACTGCGCGCACAGACACTGCTCCTGGCGCGCCACTTCGCCGAGCGGCGGGTGTTCTACCGCGCCGTGCTCACCGGCTCGTGCGCCTTCGCGATGGCCGGGACGCTCAACGCACTGTTCGGCTCCCTCAACCGCACCCTCGTGCGGGAGCTGTACCCAGACCTGGACGAGCCGACCGTCGCCGACCTCGCTGCCTTCTTCACCGGCGGGGCGAGCCTGCTGCTCGACACCTGGCTGATCGACGGCGCGGACCCGCTCCGGCCCGAAGACCTGGCGGACCGGCTCCTGCGGGTCGCCCCGGTCCTGACCCCCACCGGAGCCGACACCCCGGAAAGAGATCGTCTTCCATGA
- a CDS encoding xanthine dehydrogenase family protein molybdopterin-binding subunit: MTAVTDKPARTTARIEDPALLTGRGRFLDDMDPLPGTLTAAVVRSPHPHARIRGVNLERARRHPGVAAVIGPEEVKATLRPFPLALKTPMPYYPTATDKVRFVGEPVAVVVAGDRYLAEDAAELVEIDYEPLPPVVDVEKALLPDAPRLHEDADGNVATDRTFAFGDVDEVFAKADHVVKGKYDFPRYSSTPMECYSVVAEWQDEVDGPAIQAWANFHGPFSMVAVLAGAFGLPASRIRLMIPADNGGSFGIKAGIYPYVALMALASKHAGRPVRWTEDRIEHMLASSAGSDRAMWFEAAVSADGTVQALRADLVDNVGAYLRPPEPSTLYRCFGNITGAYRIDAVQIRSRAVVTNKTPTGLNRGFGGQQLYFGLERLMDKVAETCGLDPVELRMRNFVRHEDFPYATPTGGIYDSGDYHRALDMVVKNANYQALREKQREARARGEYFGLGVATIVDPSATNIGYVGLATPAEQRASGRGKSGSTEHVRISVDPSGLVSVLLGTVPQGQGHATVAQQVVADQLGLPREHVRPIVEMDTATTPWTISSGSYSSRFAPLLTSALVEAAEKLAETVKIAGATLLGVAAETVELAEGQVRLRAEPSRAVSFRHAAGLVHWDPGALPAGTSARLYEEAAFTPPQSKAASRSDQINSSLCYGFVAELAVVRIDPETREVKLEQVVTVHDAGTILNPTLLEGQVHGALAHALGGALFEEMRYTEAGQPTATFMDYLCPTSAEATFELNSDHLETPSPLTRLGAKGCGEGSCMSLPVAIANAVADALAPAGVDITSLPLHGNVLHELLTGSTPENERNH, translated from the coding sequence ATGACCGCAGTCACCGACAAACCGGCCAGGACGACGGCGCGGATCGAGGACCCCGCGCTGCTCACCGGCCGCGGCCGGTTCCTCGACGACATGGACCCGTTGCCGGGCACGCTGACCGCGGCGGTGGTGCGCAGCCCGCACCCGCACGCCCGGATCCGCGGCGTCAACCTCGAGCGCGCCCGGCGGCATCCCGGGGTCGCCGCGGTGATCGGCCCCGAGGAAGTCAAGGCGACGCTGAGGCCGTTCCCGCTGGCGCTCAAGACCCCGATGCCGTACTACCCGACGGCGACGGACAAGGTGCGCTTCGTCGGCGAACCGGTCGCGGTCGTGGTCGCCGGCGACCGGTACCTGGCCGAGGACGCCGCGGAACTCGTCGAGATCGACTACGAGCCGCTGCCGCCGGTGGTCGACGTCGAGAAGGCGCTCCTGCCGGACGCGCCGCGGCTGCACGAGGACGCGGACGGCAACGTCGCGACCGACCGGACCTTCGCCTTCGGCGACGTGGACGAGGTGTTCGCCAAGGCGGATCACGTGGTGAAGGGCAAGTACGACTTCCCGCGCTACTCCTCCACCCCGATGGAGTGCTACTCGGTCGTCGCCGAGTGGCAGGACGAAGTGGACGGCCCGGCCATCCAGGCGTGGGCGAACTTCCACGGCCCGTTCTCGATGGTGGCGGTGCTGGCCGGCGCCTTCGGCCTGCCCGCGTCGCGGATCCGGCTGATGATCCCGGCCGACAACGGCGGCAGCTTCGGCATCAAGGCGGGGATCTATCCCTACGTCGCGCTGATGGCGCTGGCCAGCAAGCACGCGGGCCGGCCGGTGCGCTGGACCGAGGACCGCATCGAGCACATGCTGGCCAGCTCCGCCGGGTCCGACCGGGCCATGTGGTTCGAGGCCGCCGTCTCGGCCGACGGCACGGTGCAGGCGCTGCGGGCCGACCTGGTGGACAACGTGGGTGCCTACCTGCGCCCGCCGGAGCCCAGCACGCTCTACCGCTGCTTCGGCAACATCACCGGCGCCTACCGGATCGATGCCGTCCAGATCCGCTCGCGTGCCGTGGTCACGAACAAGACGCCCACCGGGCTCAACCGCGGCTTCGGCGGCCAGCAGCTGTACTTCGGCCTGGAACGGCTGATGGACAAGGTCGCCGAGACCTGCGGGCTGGACCCGGTCGAGCTGCGTATGCGGAACTTCGTGCGGCACGAGGACTTCCCGTACGCCACCCCGACCGGCGGCATCTACGACTCCGGCGACTACCACCGCGCGCTGGACATGGTCGTGAAGAACGCGAACTACCAGGCACTGCGCGAAAAGCAGCGGGAAGCGCGGGCGCGGGGCGAGTACTTCGGCCTCGGCGTGGCCACCATCGTCGACCCGTCGGCGACCAACATCGGCTACGTCGGCCTGGCCACCCCGGCCGAGCAGCGGGCGTCCGGGCGAGGGAAGTCCGGTTCCACCGAGCACGTCCGGATCAGCGTGGACCCCAGCGGGCTGGTCTCGGTGCTCCTGGGCACGGTGCCGCAGGGCCAGGGCCACGCCACCGTCGCGCAGCAGGTGGTCGCCGACCAGCTCGGGCTGCCGCGGGAACACGTGCGCCCGATCGTCGAGATGGACACCGCCACCACCCCGTGGACGATCAGCTCGGGCAGCTACTCCTCCCGCTTCGCGCCGCTGCTGACCAGCGCGCTGGTGGAGGCCGCGGAGAAGCTCGCGGAGACCGTCAAGATCGCCGGCGCCACCCTGCTCGGCGTCGCGGCCGAAACGGTGGAACTCGCCGAGGGCCAGGTCCGGCTGCGCGCCGAGCCGAGCCGGGCGGTCTCGTTCAGGCACGCGGCCGGATTGGTGCACTGGGATCCCGGCGCGCTGCCGGCCGGTACCTCCGCGCGGCTCTACGAGGAGGCCGCGTTCACGCCTCCGCAGTCGAAGGCGGCGAGCCGCTCCGACCAGATCAACTCGAGCCTGTGCTACGGCTTCGTCGCCGAACTGGCCGTCGTCCGGATCGACCCGGAGACCCGGGAGGTCAAGCTCGAGCAGGTGGTCACCGTGCACGACGCCGGCACGATCCTCAACCCGACCCTGCTCGAAGGCCAGGTGCACGGCGCGCTCGCCCACGCGCTGGGCGGCGCGCTGTTCGAGGAGATGCGCTACACCGAGGCCGGGCAGCCGACCGCCACCTTCATGGACTACCTGTGCCCGACCAGCGCCGAAGCCACCTTCGAGCTGAACAGTGACCACCTGGAAACGCCGTCCCCGCTGACCAGGCTCGGCGCGAAGGGCTGCGGGGAAGGCAGTTGCATGAGCCTGCCGGTCGCGATCGCGAACGCGGTCGCGGACGCGCTCGCCCCGGCCGGTGTGGACATCACCAGCCTGCCCCTGCACGGGAACGTGCTCCACGAGCTGCTGACCGGCAGCACCCCGGAAAACGAAAGGAACCACTGA
- a CDS encoding class I adenylate-forming enzyme family protein, translated as MDLGTVLRWTAERYPRRRAVGGGSSMTYAEWDAHTDRLARALTALGVRPGERVVLSLAGGEPLASLHLAAQKLGAVSVPLSFRFAPPELAYCVADAQPALVVTDASTAALADEALAGLPPVPRIASGPPTEDTIERLALRQPSGAPDVRVSDQDISVMLYTSGTTGKPKGVPRTHSAEHHAAIAHLIQSGQSRFDATLGVMPLFHTMGLRTLLATLVGAGTWVPQVKFDADEALELITAEGIGSLYLVPTIYWSLVRTGRLAEARTVRRLAYAGSSMTPALAEQLAGALEPESFVNHFGSTEIYTFTVGPDVLAKPGSAGRAGVFSRVRLVHPDPAATPDAEVGPGEQGQIAVSMAGPEAFAGYWHRPDADAKSIRDGWYFPGDLAIADEDGDLWVAGRVDDMINSGGENIYPDEIEDALIRCAAVREIAVVGMADDRWGQAATAFFVPAEGMTPEHATAVLEAFAVEQSGLPSLKRPKRFVAVAAIPKSAVGKILRRELSTGNYRALPGSATEASR; from the coding sequence ATGGATCTGGGAACGGTTCTGCGCTGGACGGCGGAGCGTTATCCCCGGCGCCGCGCGGTGGGCGGCGGAAGCTCCATGACCTACGCCGAGTGGGACGCGCACACCGATCGCCTGGCCCGGGCACTGACCGCGCTCGGCGTCCGGCCCGGCGAGCGCGTGGTGCTCTCGCTGGCCGGCGGGGAACCGCTGGCCAGCCTGCACCTGGCCGCGCAGAAGCTCGGTGCCGTCTCGGTGCCGCTGTCGTTCCGGTTCGCGCCACCCGAACTCGCCTACTGCGTCGCCGACGCCCAGCCCGCCCTGGTGGTCACCGACGCCTCGACCGCGGCCCTCGCGGACGAGGCGCTGGCCGGGCTGCCCCCGGTTCCCCGGATCGCCTCCGGGCCGCCGACCGAGGACACCATCGAGCGCCTGGCGCTGCGGCAGCCGAGCGGCGCCCCGGACGTCCGGGTGTCCGACCAGGACATCAGCGTGATGCTCTACACCTCCGGCACGACCGGCAAACCGAAGGGCGTGCCGCGCACGCACTCCGCCGAGCACCACGCGGCGATCGCCCATCTGATCCAAAGTGGACAGTCCCGCTTCGACGCCACGCTCGGCGTGATGCCGCTGTTCCACACCATGGGGCTGCGCACCCTGCTGGCGACCCTCGTCGGCGCGGGAACCTGGGTGCCGCAGGTGAAGTTCGACGCGGACGAGGCGCTCGAGCTGATCACCGCCGAGGGAATCGGCTCGTTGTACCTGGTGCCGACGATCTACTGGTCGCTGGTGCGCACCGGCCGGCTCGCCGAGGCGCGGACCGTGCGCAGGCTGGCCTACGCGGGCTCGTCGATGACCCCGGCGCTGGCCGAGCAGCTGGCCGGCGCGCTGGAACCGGAGTCCTTCGTCAACCACTTCGGCAGTACCGAGATCTACACCTTCACCGTCGGGCCGGACGTGCTCGCGAAGCCGGGGTCGGCAGGCCGCGCCGGCGTGTTCTCCCGCGTCCGGCTGGTGCACCCGGATCCCGCCGCGACGCCGGACGCCGAGGTGGGACCGGGGGAGCAGGGGCAGATCGCCGTCTCGATGGCCGGCCCCGAGGCGTTCGCCGGGTACTGGCACCGTCCCGACGCCGACGCCAAGTCCATCCGCGACGGCTGGTACTTCCCCGGCGACCTGGCGATCGCCGACGAGGACGGGGACCTCTGGGTCGCCGGCCGGGTCGACGACATGATCAACTCCGGTGGCGAGAACATCTACCCCGACGAGATCGAGGACGCGCTGATCCGCTGCGCGGCGGTGCGCGAGATAGCCGTGGTCGGCATGGCCGACGACCGGTGGGGCCAGGCCGCCACCGCGTTCTTCGTCCCCGCCGAAGGCATGACCCCGGAGCACGCGACGGCGGTGCTGGAGGCCTTCGCCGTCGAGCAGTCCGGACTGCCGTCGTTGAAGCGCCCCAAGCGATTCGTCGCCGTCGCGGCCATCCCGAAATCCGCGGTGGGCAAGATCCTGCGCCGCGAACTGAGCACTGGCAACTACCGCGCGCTGCCCGGCAGCGCCACCGAAGCAAGCAGGTGA